Proteins found in one Clostridium kluyveri DSM 555 genomic segment:
- a CDS encoding beta-ketoacyl synthase N-terminal-like domain-containing protein translates to MKMQLAELKKVNLRDVTKDDSIKFQDTSRHDIAIIGISGRFAEAENLKEYWNILKNGRDCIRKFPEDRASEITNYVEQLYSLGLSKEGMKFIEAGFLNHVDQFDYNFFGLSPREASLMDPNQRIFLETVWSAIEDAGYNSKKIRGTKTGVYLGFSNDFHDDYRKYVQTMSSESIGISTAGNIKSIIASRISYLLDFKGPSLVVDTACSSALVAVHLACQSIRKGECDAAIAGGVKVILFPIRGEASWGIGTQSSDFRCKTFDNSSDGIGLGEGAGVVILKPLYKALNDGDNIHAVIKGSAINQDGNSLGLTTPNPIAQEEVIIKAWEDSHVNPESISYIEAHGTGTKLGDPIEISGVQRAFKKYTNKKQFCAIGSVKTNVGHLDCCSGIASMMKVILALKNKKLPPSIYFKTPNSKINFEESPVYVNDRFIDWESDYPLRCGISSFGLSGTNCHIILEEAPVIKKNQINKTTQGLNVLTISAKSIESLKELIRRYNEFFNEKSDKISMDNIIYTANAGRNHFNYRLAILFDGFQDIKNKLATLCLVDLNENLLNPKGIYFGEVRFVKGGRKKHKNELTAEEKVDMTNKADEKLEIYMSCRKNQSEVLGELCKLYTHGADIHWEKVYENKKVTRVSLPTYPFLQKRCWVRSREDNKEKLYVKETVKNTSKLEHPLLDKLLVESLNIEIYSTAYTPEKYWVLNEHKVNGKYVVPGTTYLEIALATCQKYFKEKSIELKDFTFLAPLIVNDGECKEVHTIIRQEGEYYVVSVASRMDSDNGELWVKYVEGKVIGVHSKPEPIYDIETLKRKFHSEKVINYAEIPVSAVEIGPRWKSLKTVSFGDDGILAKIELPREYIEDMNAYVMHPSLMDVAMNVLIRNIGEGLYLPWSYKSLKSYTPLPDKFYSYIRKKGLQEQGMEVVAFDVTLIGFDGKIITEVEDYLVKKVHEEDFKLGEILNKPNDSYEILWKPQMVNTQNQSLRHQNILVLKDEHQVCNSIMSALSDLSAQRPY, encoded by the coding sequence ATGAAGATGCAGTTAGCAGAACTAAAAAAAGTGAACTTAAGAGATGTAACAAAAGACGATTCAATTAAATTTCAAGACACTTCAAGACATGATATTGCTATTATTGGAATTAGTGGAAGATTTGCAGAGGCAGAGAATTTAAAGGAATATTGGAATATCTTAAAAAATGGCAGAGATTGTATTCGAAAATTTCCAGAAGATAGAGCCAGTGAAATAACGAATTATGTGGAACAACTATATAGTTTAGGCTTATCAAAAGAAGGGATGAAGTTCATTGAAGCCGGGTTTTTAAATCATGTGGATCAATTTGACTACAATTTTTTTGGACTTTCTCCAAGAGAAGCAAGTTTAATGGATCCAAATCAAAGAATATTTTTAGAAACTGTATGGTCAGCAATTGAGGATGCTGGATATAATAGTAAGAAAATAAGAGGAACAAAAACAGGTGTATATCTTGGATTCAGCAATGATTTCCATGACGATTATAGAAAATATGTTCAAACAATGTCTTCTGAATCTATAGGAATTTCTACTGCGGGTAATATCAAATCGATTATTGCAAGTAGAATTTCATATTTACTGGATTTCAAGGGACCAAGCCTGGTAGTTGATACGGCTTGTTCATCTGCCCTTGTTGCAGTACATTTAGCATGCCAGAGCATAAGAAAAGGAGAGTGTGATGCGGCTATTGCAGGGGGAGTAAAAGTAATTTTATTCCCGATAAGGGGAGAGGCTAGTTGGGGAATTGGTACTCAGTCATCTGATTTTAGGTGTAAGACCTTTGATAATAGTTCTGATGGGATTGGATTGGGAGAAGGGGCTGGAGTCGTAATTCTAAAACCTTTATATAAAGCTTTAAACGATGGAGATAATATACATGCCGTGATAAAAGGGAGTGCAATTAATCAAGATGGAAATTCATTAGGGTTAACCACACCAAATCCCATTGCACAGGAAGAAGTGATTATTAAAGCTTGGGAAGATTCACATGTAAATCCAGAATCAATTTCATATATTGAGGCCCATGGTACAGGTACTAAATTGGGCGATCCTATAGAAATAAGTGGAGTACAGAGGGCCTTTAAAAAGTATACAAATAAGAAACAATTTTGTGCCATTGGATCTGTCAAAACCAATGTGGGGCATTTAGATTGTTGCTCAGGAATTGCAAGTATGATGAAGGTAATATTGGCTTTAAAAAACAAGAAACTTCCACCAAGTATTTATTTTAAAACACCTAATTCAAAAATAAATTTTGAAGAGTCTCCAGTATATGTAAATGATAGATTTATTGATTGGGAATCTGATTATCCATTAAGATGTGGCATTAGCTCTTTTGGACTAAGTGGTACAAATTGCCACATTATTTTGGAAGAAGCACCTGTGATAAAGAAAAATCAAATAAATAAAACAACCCAAGGGTTAAATGTTCTTACAATTTCCGCTAAAAGTATTGAATCTTTAAAAGAATTGATTAGGCGGTATAATGAGTTTTTTAATGAAAAGTCTGATAAAATTAGTATGGATAATATTATTTATACGGCCAATGCAGGTAGAAACCATTTTAATTATCGGCTAGCAATATTATTTGATGGATTTCAAGATATTAAAAATAAACTTGCTACACTATGTTTAGTAGATTTGAATGAAAATCTTTTAAATCCTAAAGGTATATATTTCGGTGAAGTAAGATTCGTTAAAGGTGGTAGGAAAAAACACAAAAATGAACTTACAGCAGAAGAAAAGGTAGATATGACAAATAAGGCGGATGAAAAGTTAGAAATATATATGTCATGTAGAAAAAATCAGTCAGAAGTACTAGGTGAGCTGTGTAAGTTGTATACCCATGGTGCAGATATTCATTGGGAGAAAGTTTATGAAAACAAAAAAGTAACGAGAGTAAGTTTACCAACATATCCATTTTTGCAAAAAAGATGTTGGGTTAGATCCAGAGAAGACAACAAGGAAAAATTATATGTCAAAGAAACAGTTAAGAATACAAGTAAACTTGAACATCCTTTGCTAGATAAGTTATTAGTAGAATCCCTGAATATAGAAATTTATTCGACAGCATATACACCTGAAAAATATTGGGTCTTAAATGAGCATAAGGTAAATGGAAAATATGTTGTACCTGGTACTACATACTTAGAAATTGCATTAGCTACATGTCAGAAGTATTTTAAAGAAAAAAGCATTGAACTGAAAGATTTTACATTTCTTGCCCCCCTTATCGTAAATGATGGAGAATGCAAAGAAGTTCATACAATTATCAGACAGGAAGGGGAATATTATGTAGTATCTGTAGCAAGTAGAATGGATAGTGATAATGGTGAACTTTGGGTGAAATATGTAGAAGGAAAAGTTATAGGTGTTCACTCAAAGCCCGAACCAATATATGATATTGAAACATTGAAAAGGAAATTTCATTCCGAAAAAGTCATCAATTATGCTGAAATCCCCGTAAGTGCAGTTGAGATAGGCCCTAGGTGGAAAAGTCTTAAAACAGTATCTTTTGGAGATGATGGAATTTTAGCTAAAATTGAGCTACCTAGAGAATATATTGAAGATATGAATGCATATGTTATGCATCCTTCATTAATGGATGTGGCAATGAATGTACTAATCAGAAATATAGGAGAGGGACTTTACCTTCCTTGGTCTTATAAGTCGCTGAAGAGTTATACACCTTTACCTGATAAGTTTTATAGTTACATAAGGAAAAAAGGATTGCAGGAACAAGGAATGGAAGTGGTTGCGTTTGACGTAACGTTGATAGGTTTTGATGGGAAAATTATTACTGAAGTTGAAGACTATCTCGTAAAAAAAGTACATGAAGAGGATTTTAAGTTGGGAGAAATATTAAACAAACCAAATGATAGCTATGAAATTTTATGGAAACCACAGATGGTAAATACGCAGAATCAAAGCTTGAGGCATCAAAATATTTTAGTTTTAAAAGATGAACATCAAGTATGTAACTCCATAATGAGTGCTTTGAGTGATTTGTCTGCACAAAGGCCATATTGA
- the fabD gene encoding ACP S-malonyltransferase: MKKVALLFPGQGSQYIGMGKKFYEGYPIAKETFEEANDVLGFDIRKLCFEGNMEKLTMTENTQPAILTMGVAMFRVYMQEIGIEPSYLAGHSLGEITALSCAGAIQFQDAVKMVRNRGKFMQEATAFGTGSMAAISGLSWKEIEDECKIKREWGKLVVISNYNAWDQVVISGYKDAVEEVAANLYEKGGGIIPLNVSAPFHSPLMKLASEKFENELTKYEYSKLKWPVMSNITALPYEDSSRIVKNLKKQIVEPVKWQATIEYLEKNKVEIGIELGPKTVLKNLMKKNSKRIKVYSYDKEEDVQVLKTELNMNRNIGSIEKDNKMSVITRSMAIAVCTKNNNWDDKEYEKGVIQPYRKVKEIQAEIEKEEKEPTIEQMREALKMMRSVFITKRTPQKEQIERFNQIFNETGTRHLFSDFMMPAD, encoded by the coding sequence ATGAAAAAAGTAGCATTATTATTTCCAGGACAAGGTTCCCAGTATATAGGTATGGGGAAGAAGTTCTATGAAGGATATCCAATAGCTAAAGAAACGTTTGAAGAAGCAAATGATGTACTAGGATTTGACATTAGAAAATTATGCTTTGAAGGTAATATGGAGAAACTTACAATGACAGAAAATACACAGCCTGCCATTTTAACAATGGGTGTGGCAATGTTCAGAGTTTATATGCAGGAAATAGGAATAGAACCGTCATATTTAGCGGGTCATAGCTTAGGAGAGATTACAGCATTATCGTGTGCTGGTGCAATACAGTTTCAAGATGCAGTAAAAATGGTACGTAACCGTGGAAAGTTTATGCAGGAAGCTACTGCATTTGGAACAGGCTCAATGGCAGCAATTAGCGGGTTGAGTTGGAAGGAGATTGAAGATGAGTGCAAGATTAAGAGAGAATGGGGAAAGTTGGTTGTCATATCAAATTACAATGCATGGGATCAAGTTGTAATATCTGGATATAAGGACGCTGTTGAAGAGGTGGCAGCAAACCTTTATGAAAAGGGAGGGGGAATTATACCTTTAAATGTGAGTGCGCCATTCCATAGTCCATTAATGAAATTAGCATCGGAAAAATTTGAAAATGAACTAACTAAATACGAATATAGCAAATTGAAATGGCCGGTAATGTCTAATATAACAGCTTTGCCTTATGAGGACAGTAGTAGAATTGTAAAGAACTTAAAGAAACAGATAGTAGAACCAGTAAAATGGCAAGCAACGATAGAATATCTGGAGAAAAATAAAGTAGAAATAGGTATCGAACTGGGACCTAAGACTGTACTTAAGAATTTAATGAAGAAAAATAGTAAACGAATAAAGGTCTATTCATATGATAAGGAAGAAGATGTACAGGTACTAAAGACGGAATTGAATATGAATAGAAACATAGGATCTATAGAAAAAGATAATAAAATGAGTGTAATAACAAGAAGTATGGCAATAGCAGTTTGTACAAAGAACAACAATTGGGATGATAAAGAATATGAAAAGGGAGTAATCCAACCATATAGAAAGGTAAAGGAAATTCAAGCAGAGATTGAGAAAGAAGAGAAAGAACCGACAATTGAACAAATGAGAGAAGCACTGAAGATGATGAGATCTGTGTTTATTACAAAAAGGACACCACAAAAAGAGCAAATTGAGAGATTTAATCAGATATTTAATGAAACTGGAACGCGTCATTTATTCTCGGATTTTATGATGCCTGCTGATTAG
- a CDS encoding non-ribosomal peptide synthetase, whose amino-acid sequence MKNVFKYIIENERAGYLDRQIAVNLIKMLNTSETNSMKDIAIIGMSINMPMAQTLNDYWNNIRSGKRCVIKFPNNRKMDTDQYLTWSGMSKNKQKYIQGAFLNDIDKFDYEFFKLSPNEARLMDPGQRLFLETAWRAIEDAGYGIDKLSGSKTGIYVGYSTDLEYNYFRMVSEVEPSFTSMAMLGNIPSFIPRRLAYILNLKGPSMVVDTACSSSMVAVHLACKGISNGECDMAIAGGIRINLFPLQNKVRIGIESPSFETRTFDNSADGTAMGEGIVGLLLKPLDKALDDRDSIYAVIKGSAVNQDGVTGGITAPNVDSQTQVIVDAWKASKINPETISYIEVHGTGTKLGDSIEIEGINNAFEKFTNRKQFCAVSTLKTNMGHLYEASGIAGMVKAILSLKHKELPPLLNFTTPNYDINFEETAIYINDRLREWEVEDYPRRCGVSSFAISGTNCHLILEEAPQLPKKVICRESKYKVITLSAKKKEILKRLIVDYLKFLNMDESMDLDNICFTANTGRMHFDYRISLIIRNIDELKCKLNKLYKDKSLECTESDLSKGYFATDNVVNLTINEKRQMNFEANRKLKEYILGGKQEFDILSEVCKLYVKGANVDWNILYNNELHNRVNLPGYPFEDKRCWIKLDLNRERAGITKTNNKVDVRNVLPCHSNKEQIIISGDDFNLKLQIKKIWEEILGFEGINVNEDFYNLGGNSIIAMKILNVIHERLKINIKVSELLQHRTISDLALFLSEDFHKDNGKNVIPYSPIEKVSNSDYYPVSSAQKRMLVIDHLQNSGIAYNICTYLEIHGMIDIDRLSNAFKEIISRHEILRTSFDFVDGIPIQRVSKRLSIDIQCYTAKEHEFTKLMNRFIRPFDLKKLPLFRVGIIKISEDKHFLILDIHHIIFDGTSLGILMSELFSLYNGDNLPELKIQYKDFAAWQNNILQQPLLKKQESYWLKVFSGQIPLLNLPTDNPRPSNRSFKGDCYRFELENTLVEALKQFTVQTKTTLYMVSLATYNCLLWKLTGQEDIVVGTPTSGRIHKDLENLLGIFINTLAIRSKIEGNKKFIDFLKEVRKNVLLALEHQDYQFENLIENIDIQRDLSRNPLFDTMFILQDNSYIKEFNTDELTIIPHVFHNHLSVYDITFQAFEKDSDISFMIEYDCDLFERDTIEKFSKYFMNILKEVMRNPNVKIEDIEVLDKIEREHLLYDFNNTALNYAKEKTIQELFEQQVARTPKDTAVVFKNQTLTYKQLNEKSNQLARLLRNNGVGADNIVGIMVERSPEMLIGIIGVLKAGGAYLPIDPGYPVDRIQYMLEDSKTNILLTQQSLLDKIEFKGEIIDLFSSNAYAEMSITNLRILNNAQNLAYVIYTSGSTGKPKGVMLEHQSVNNFINGISNIINFTAGKIILNLTTISFDIFVLETLLPLCKGLKIIIADENEQIDAKLLNNLIIKNKVDMMQVTPSRLKLLMRGGSDLTCFKYLKDVMIGGEALPDELLHQLKQVYYGKIFNMYGPTEATVWSMVKELTDINEISIGKPISNTQIYIIDKNNKLQPIGVSGELCIGGDGVARGYLNRKDLTKEKFFNNPYKVNEKIYRTGDLAKWQPDGTVEFLGRIDNQVKIRGYRIELSEIEKSLGTCKGIKECVVISRENSTGDKYLIAYYVADMEIGVSKLREHMLKELPDYMIPSYFVPIKCMPLTPNGKIDKKALPEHDTGRNSLKIEYKAPTTQVEKQLVDIWEDVLEREEVGINDVFFELGGNSLLLVQMHTRIDKLYPGKVEVADIFAYPTISKLAQFISEDEVKGKKKLELKGIKFPEEYFINIDEENEDTILRFQIDEWIVEKIIKVLQNSKVRVEDVLLSIYIYMLHEMCEKDEVIVQVALDSINGIFPININVEDFTELGELVESIEQIRKQLKPSEIYEFGSIDIRVVTEQNLVIPLFTNRKDMIGKLIDVYDFIMKVEEEEDTMILIFEYNASKLRKSKVVEMSYAYIKLLKSIAMDTE is encoded by the coding sequence GTGAAAAATGTTTTTAAATACATTATAGAAAATGAAAGAGCAGGTTATCTAGACAGACAAATAGCTGTGAACCTGATTAAAATGTTAAATACTTCAGAGACTAACAGTATGAAAGATATAGCTATAATAGGAATGTCAATAAATATGCCTATGGCTCAAACTTTAAATGATTATTGGAATAATATACGAAGTGGAAAAAGGTGTGTTATTAAATTTCCAAATAACCGTAAAATGGATACAGATCAATATCTTACATGGTCTGGAATGTCAAAAAATAAGCAAAAATATATACAAGGTGCTTTCTTAAATGATATTGATAAATTTGACTATGAGTTTTTTAAACTTTCACCCAATGAAGCACGTTTGATGGATCCTGGTCAACGATTATTTCTTGAAACAGCATGGAGAGCTATTGAAGATGCAGGATATGGCATAGATAAACTTTCAGGTAGTAAAACAGGTATATATGTCGGGTACTCGACGGATTTGGAATATAATTATTTTAGGATGGTTTCAGAAGTAGAACCATCATTTACATCCATGGCGATGCTTGGAAACATTCCTTCATTCATACCGAGGAGGTTAGCATATATTTTAAATCTAAAAGGGCCTAGTATGGTTGTTGATACTGCGTGCTCTTCATCTATGGTAGCTGTTCATTTGGCATGTAAGGGCATTAGCAATGGTGAGTGTGATATGGCTATAGCGGGTGGGATTAGGATAAATTTGTTCCCACTTCAAAACAAAGTTCGTATTGGAATAGAATCTCCTAGTTTTGAAACAAGAACATTCGATAATAGTGCTGATGGGACTGCCATGGGTGAAGGTATAGTTGGATTATTATTGAAACCTTTAGATAAAGCTCTAGACGATAGAGATAGTATTTATGCTGTTATTAAAGGAAGTGCAGTAAATCAGGATGGAGTTACAGGAGGAATTACTGCACCAAATGTTGATTCTCAGACGCAAGTGATTGTTGATGCTTGGAAGGCCTCAAAAATAAATCCAGAAACAATATCCTACATTGAAGTACACGGAACAGGAACAAAATTAGGTGATTCTATTGAAATTGAAGGTATTAACAACGCTTTTGAAAAGTTTACAAATAGAAAACAATTTTGTGCTGTAAGTACACTGAAAACTAATATGGGACATTTATATGAAGCTTCAGGAATTGCTGGAATGGTAAAAGCGATTTTATCGCTAAAACATAAAGAATTACCACCTTTATTAAATTTTACAACACCTAATTATGATATCAATTTTGAGGAAACAGCTATATATATTAATGATAGATTACGTGAGTGGGAAGTAGAAGACTATCCAAGAAGGTGTGGGGTAAGTTCTTTTGCAATTAGTGGGACAAACTGTCACTTAATTCTTGAAGAAGCACCTCAATTACCTAAAAAAGTTATATGCAGAGAATCCAAATATAAAGTAATAACATTATCTGCTAAGAAGAAAGAGATATTAAAGAGATTAATTGTTGATTATTTAAAGTTTTTAAATATGGACGAATCTATGGATTTGGATAATATTTGTTTTACTGCTAATACGGGAAGGATGCATTTTGATTATAGAATTTCCCTTATCATACGGAACATAGATGAACTAAAATGTAAACTTAATAAATTATATAAAGATAAATCTCTTGAATGCACTGAGAGTGATTTATCTAAAGGATATTTTGCAACAGATAATGTAGTAAATTTAACGATAAATGAAAAAAGACAAATGAATTTTGAGGCAAATCGGAAGTTAAAAGAATATATTCTTGGAGGAAAGCAGGAATTTGATATTTTGAGTGAGGTCTGCAAGCTTTATGTGAAGGGAGCAAATGTGGATTGGAATATATTATATAATAATGAGTTACATAACAGAGTTAATCTTCCAGGGTATCCATTTGAGGATAAAAGATGTTGGATTAAGTTAGATCTGAATAGAGAAAGAGCTGGAATTACTAAAACAAACAATAAAGTAGATGTAAGAAATGTATTACCATGTCATAGCAATAAGGAACAAATTATAATCAGTGGAGATGATTTTAATTTAAAGTTACAAATAAAAAAAATATGGGAAGAAATTCTTGGATTTGAAGGTATTAATGTTAATGAAGATTTTTATAATCTTGGTGGCAATTCAATTATAGCCATGAAAATACTGAATGTAATTCATGAGCGTTTAAAAATCAATATAAAGGTTAGTGAATTATTACAACATAGAACAATTTCTGATCTTGCATTATTTTTAAGTGAGGATTTTCATAAAGATAATGGCAAGAATGTAATTCCGTATTCACCTATAGAAAAAGTAAGTAACTCCGATTATTATCCTGTCTCTTCTGCACAAAAACGAATGTTAGTTATTGATCATCTACAAAATTCGGGAATAGCTTATAATATATGTACGTATCTTGAGATCCATGGAATGATTGATATTGATAGATTAAGTAATGCATTTAAAGAAATAATAAGCAGGCATGAGATTTTAAGAACTTCTTTTGATTTTGTAGATGGTATTCCTATTCAAAGAGTGAGTAAAAGATTGTCTATTGATATTCAATGCTATACGGCTAAAGAGCATGAATTCACAAAGTTGATGAATAGATTTATAAGGCCATTTGATCTTAAAAAACTTCCACTATTTAGAGTAGGTATTATAAAGATTAGTGAAGATAAACATTTTCTTATCTTGGATATTCATCATATTATTTTCGACGGAACATCGTTGGGAATTTTAATGAGTGAACTATTCTCTCTGTATAATGGTGATAATCTGCCTGAATTAAAAATACAATATAAAGATTTTGCAGCTTGGCAAAATAATATTCTTCAACAACCATTGTTAAAAAAACAAGAATCATATTGGCTTAAGGTTTTCAGTGGACAAATACCTTTGTTAAATCTACCAACTGATAATCCCAGACCTTCAAATCGAAGTTTTAAAGGCGATTGTTACAGATTTGAACTTGAAAATACATTAGTTGAGGCATTAAAGCAATTTACTGTTCAAACTAAAACCACGTTATATATGGTTTCCCTTGCCACGTATAATTGTTTGCTGTGGAAATTAACGGGTCAAGAAGATATTGTGGTTGGAACCCCAACATCGGGAAGAATTCATAAAGATTTGGAAAACCTATTGGGAATTTTTATAAATACACTTGCGATTAGAAGCAAAATAGAAGGGAATAAAAAATTTATAGATTTTCTTAAGGAAGTGAGAAAAAATGTTCTTCTTGCATTGGAACACCAGGATTATCAGTTTGAAAATCTAATAGAAAACATTGATATACAACGTGATTTGAGTAGAAATCCTCTATTTGATACAATGTTTATTCTACAGGATAACTCTTACATAAAAGAATTTAATACAGATGAACTAACCATTATTCCTCATGTTTTTCATAATCACTTAAGTGTATATGATATCACATTTCAGGCATTTGAAAAAGATAGCGACATTAGTTTTATGATTGAGTATGACTGTGATTTATTTGAGAGAGACACAATCGAAAAATTTTCAAAGTATTTTATGAATATACTAAAAGAGGTTATGAGGAACCCAAATGTAAAGATTGAAGACATAGAAGTGTTGGATAAAATAGAACGTGAACATCTATTATATGATTTTAATAATACAGCATTAAATTATGCAAAAGAGAAAACAATTCAGGAATTATTTGAACAACAAGTAGCACGGACACCTAAAGATACAGCTGTTGTGTTTAAAAATCAAACATTGACATATAAGCAATTAAATGAAAAATCGAATCAGCTAGCAAGGTTGTTAAGAAACAATGGAGTAGGAGCTGATAATATTGTAGGAATTATGGTAGAACGTTCACCAGAAATGCTTATAGGAATTATAGGCGTGTTGAAAGCTGGAGGTGCGTATCTGCCAATTGATCCTGGATATCCAGTGGATAGAATACAGTATATGTTAGAGGACAGTAAAACTAACATATTACTTACTCAGCAAAGTCTTTTAGACAAAATAGAATTTAAGGGGGAAATCATAGATTTGTTTAGTTCGAATGCATATGCAGAAATGAGTATTACTAATCTTAGGATTTTGAATAATGCCCAAAATCTTGCATATGTCATATACACGTCAGGATCCACAGGGAAGCCCAAAGGAGTGATGTTAGAACATCAGTCTGTTAATAACTTTATAAATGGAATATCTAATATAATAAATTTTACAGCAGGAAAGATTATACTAAATCTTACTACAATATCCTTTGATATTTTTGTATTAGAAACGTTATTACCATTATGTAAGGGACTAAAGATTATAATAGCAGATGAGAATGAACAAATAGATGCTAAATTGTTAAATAATTTAATTATAAAAAATAAGGTTGATATGATGCAAGTGACACCATCAAGACTAAAGCTTTTGATGAGAGGAGGAAGTGATTTGACATGCTTTAAATATTTAAAAGATGTAATGATAGGTGGAGAAGCTTTACCAGATGAATTACTGCATCAGCTAAAACAGGTATATTACGGAAAAATATTTAATATGTATGGTCCAACAGAAGCTACTGTATGGTCAATGGTAAAAGAGTTAACGGATATAAATGAGATAAGTATAGGAAAGCCTATATCAAATACACAAATATATATTATAGATAAAAACAACAAACTTCAGCCAATAGGAGTGAGTGGTGAATTGTGTATTGGTGGTGATGGTGTTGCAAGGGGGTATTTAAACAGAAAGGATCTTACTAAGGAAAAGTTTTTTAATAATCCATATAAAGTAAATGAGAAAATATATAGAACAGGAGATTTAGCTAAATGGCAACCGGATGGAACTGTGGAATTTTTAGGCAGGATAGATAATCAAGTAAAGATAAGAGGCTACAGAATAGAATTGAGTGAGATAGAAAAATCATTAGGCACATGCAAAGGGATAAAAGAGTGCGTTGTTATATCTAGAGAAAATTCAACAGGAGATAAATATCTGATAGCATATTATGTTGCTGATATGGAAATAGGAGTTTCTAAACTTAGAGAGCATATGTTGAAAGAACTTCCAGATTACATGATACCTTCATATTTCGTGCCAATAAAATGCATGCCGTTAACTCCTAATGGAAAAATAGACAAAAAAGCACTTCCAGAGCATGATACTGGCAGAAATAGTTTGAAAATCGAGTATAAAGCACCAACAACACAAGTGGAAAAACAACTTGTAGATATATGGGAAGATGTATTGGAGAGAGAAGAAGTAGGAATAAACGATGTCTTTTTTGAATTAGGAGGCAATTCTCTACTATTGGTGCAAATGCATACGCGGATAGATAAACTATATCCGGGTAAAGTAGAAGTGGCAGATATCTTTGCATATCCAACTATCTCAAAATTAGCACAATTTATAAGTGAAGATGAAGTGAAAGGAAAGAAAAAATTAGAATTAAAAGGTATTAAGTTTCCAGAGGAATATTTTATAAATATTGATGAGGAAAATGAAGATACGATCCTGCGATTTCAAATTGATGAATGGATAGTGGAAAAAATTATAAAAGTATTACAAAATAGTAAGGTGAGAGTAGAGGATGTTTTGCTTTCCATATATATATACATGTTGCATGAAATGTGTGAGAAAGATGAAGTCATAGTTCAGGTGGCATTAGATAGTATAAATGGAATATTTCCTATAAACATTAATGTAGAAGATTTTACAGAACTAGGAGAACTCGTAGAATCTATAGAACAAATCCGTAAACAATTAAAACCATCAGAAATATATGAATTTGGCAGTATAGATATAAGAGTTGTTACAGAACAGAATCTTGTTATACCTTTGTTTACAAATAGAAAAGACATGATTGGCAAATTAATTGACGTATATGATTTCATTATGAAAGTAGAGGAAGAAGAGGATACTATGATTTTAATATTTGAATATAATGCATCAAAATTACGAAAGAGCAAAGTAGTAGAAATGTCATATGCATATATAAAATTATTAAAAAGTATAGCTATGGACACGGAGTAA